Proteins co-encoded in one Chaetodon auriga isolate fChaAug3 chromosome 9, fChaAug3.hap1, whole genome shotgun sequence genomic window:
- the LOC143325481 gene encoding protocadherin alpha-C2-like isoform X7: protein MRSVETAQSRKGYVALFILFSFVLHATASVTHYSIPEEMKEGSVVANLAADLSLDVKTLNQRKMRLDLIANKKYLDVNKETGELYVVEKIDREYLCTKTLTLCYLKMEVILENPLRIFNIELEILDINDNAPQFRRDAIHLDISESTPSGDRFSLSNAVDPDVGGNSVKTYHLSENEHFTIEIQTGRDGSKFADLILKKALDREQQAVHNLILTAVDGGTPARSGTVSIIVHVSDTNDNAPAFDKANYNIKILENSPIGSLVIHLNATDLDEGSNSDLTYSYSLYTSEKTQETFHLNPSTGEITVKGMLNYEDFKIYDMEVIATDKGANSLSGQCTIKIVVEDMNDNHPEISIKSFQSPVDENIELDTVIAVVSVSDKDSGDNGVVDLHIPDNMPFKLRESSDNYYELVVSEPLDREKVPEYDITFTVTDRGSPPLSDNETMTLELLDVNDNVPQFPQSFYTIRVMENNAPGALLSSLTAFDPDLHENQYLVYFILEKEIANTSMSMLFSINPENGNLYALKTFDYEIEKEFLFHIEARDSGSPPLSSNVTVHIIIVDQNDNAPVIVSPWRAHGSVVEEKIPRSTDKGSLVAKVIALDTDSVHNSRITYQFLQVTDATLFSLDQYNGEIRTMRMFSYRDPRHQRLVVVAKDNGQPALSATVTIKLSTVETAVKAYSDMTEVPLEYDIFSDLNLYLVIGLGSVSFLLLITILVTIVLKCQTPKPSKAAPPCRNSVMSERNSTIADSTLVSNDAYWYSLFLAETRKGKLVVRQPVPKGSRYIVSSLPRGTGLTDTSDSAASTLQYPK from the exons ATGCGGTCCGTTGAAACAGCGCAGTCACGGAAAGGGTATGTGGCgctttttattctcttttcttttgttcttcatGCAACTGCCTCGGTGACTCATTACTCCATaccagaggaaatgaaagaaggaTCAGTTGTGGCAAACCTTGCTGCCGATCTCAGCTTGGAtgttaaaacactgaatcagAGGAAGATGCGTCTTGACCTCATCGCCAACAAAAAATATTTGGATGTGAACAAAGAGACTGGTGAGCTTTATGTCGTAGAGAAAATCGACAGGGAATATCTTTGTACTAAAACGCTGACATTGTGCTACTTGAAAATGGAAGTAATACTTGAAAATCCTTTGCGTATATTTAACATAGAGCTTGAAATTCTGGATATTAATGACAACGCCCCGCAGTTTCGAAGAGATGCCATACATTTGGACATATCGGAGTCAACGCCTTCTGGGGACAGATTCTCATTAAGCAACGCTGTTGATCCGGATGTTGGAGGCAATTCGGTGAAAACGTATCATCTAAGTGAAAACGAACACTTCACTATTGAAATTCAGACTGGAAGAGATGGGTCGAAATTTGCCGATTTGATTCTGAAGAAGGCTTTAGACCGAGAGCAGCAGGCTGTTCATAATTTAATACTCACAGCTGTAGATGGAGGCACACCTGCTCGATCTGGTACGGTTAGCATTATTGTTCATGTTTCGGATACTAATGATAACGCTCCTGCATTTGACAAAGCGAATtataacataaaaatattggAAAATTCTCCCATTGGGAGCCTCGTTATTCATCTGAATGCAACAGACTTAGATGAGGGCTCCAACTCTGATCTAACTTACTCATACAGTTTATATAcgtcagagaaaacacaagaaacatttCATCTGAATCCTTCCACTGGTGAAATCACTGTGAAGGGAATGTTGAATTATGAGGATTTCAAGATTTATGACATGGAAGTTATAGCAACTGATAAAGGAGCCAATAGTTTATCAGGACAATGTACTATCAAGATTGTAGTTGAAGACATGAATGACAACCATCCAGAAATATCCATTAAATCATTTCAGAGTCCAGTGGACGAAAACATTGAATTAGACACAGTGATAGCTGTAGTTAGTGTCAGTGATAAAGACTCTGGGGACAACGGAGTGGTTGATCTTCATATTCCAGATAATATGCCTTTCAAACTGAGGGAGTCCTCTGATAACTATTATGAATTAGTGGTGTCAGAGCCGTTAGACCGTGAGAAGGTTCCAGAATATGACATCACTTTCACTGTTACAGACAGAGGTTCTCCTCCTTTATCTGACAATGAAACGATGACGTTAgaactgctggatgtgaatgacaatgTTCCACAGTTCCCTCAGTCATTTTATACCATACGTGTGATGGAGAATAACGCTCCCGGCGCCTTGCTGAGTTCCCTGACTGCGTTTGACCCTGACCTCCATGAGAACCAGTATCTAGTTTATTTCATCCTGGAGAAGGAGATAGCCAACACGTCCATGTCCATGCTGTTCTCCATCAATCCAGAGAACGGTAATCTTTACGCACTGAAAACTTTTGACTATGAGATCGAGAAGGAGTTTCTTTTCCACATCGAGGCCAGAGACTCTGGCTCTCCTCCGCTCAGCAGTAACGTGACGGTCCACATCATCATAGTGGACCAGAACGACAACGCTCCGGTGATCGTCTCTCCGTGGCGCGCGCACGGCTCGGTGGTGGAGGAAAAGATCCCCAGATCCACCGATAAAGGCTCCCTGGTTGCCAAAGTCATAGCCTTAGACACAGACTCTGTGCACAACTCTCGGATTACCTACCAGTTTCTCCAGGTGACTGACGCCACCTtgttcagtctggaccaatACAACGGAGAGATCCGGACTATGAGGATGTTCAGTTACAGAGATCCGCGCCACCAGAGACTGGTTGTTGTTGCCAAGGATAACGGGCAgcctgctctctctgccacaGTCACCATCAAGCTGTCCACAGTGGAGACTGCCGTGAAGGCCTACTCTGACATGACCGAGGTGCCTCTAGAGTACGACATCTTCTCAGACCTCAACCTGTATTTGGTCATCGGTCTGGGCTCGGTGTCATTTCTCCTGCTGATCACCATATTGGTCACCATCGTGCTGAAGTGTCAGACACCCAAACCCAGCAAAGCGGCTCCTCCCTGCAGGAACAGTGTGATGAGTGAGAGGAACTCCACCATCGCAGATTCCACTCTGGTGTCCAACGATGCCTACTGGTACAGTCTGTTTCTAGCAGAGACCAGGAAAGGAAAGCTGGTGGTGAGACAGCCTGTGCCAAAGGGCTCCAGATACATTGTGTCCAGTCTACCAAGAGGCACAGGACTGACAGACACGAGTGACTCTGCAGCTTCCACTCTGCAG TACCCTAAATGA
- the LOC143325481 gene encoding protocadherin alpha-C2-like isoform X5: MARHINQYSRRGYVSVFLFLSAIIDTVSTVTHYSVPEEMEEGSVVANLATDLGLDVKTLNKRKMRVDVVGNKKYLDINKDTGELFILERMDREFLCPLKTATSCFLKLDAAIENPIRMFNIEVEITDINDNAPHFRRGTMHLDISESSPVGERFSLNNAADPDVGTNSVKDYHLSSSEHFSIEIQTGRDGSKFADLILKKALDREQQAVHNLILTAVDGGVPTRTGTASIIVRVLDVNDNAPSFDKDKYVVEVMENSPIGSLVIKMNASDLDEGSNSDIVYSYSLYTSERTQQMFNLNPENGEIRVKEMINYEDFKLYEMEVIASDKGPNSLSGQCKLTIQVTDMNDNHPELSIKSFQSPIKENEPMDTVIAVVSVSDKDSGDNGVVDLHIPENMPFKLRESSDNYYELVVSEPLDREKVPEYDITFTVTDRGSPPLSDNETMTLELLDVNDNVPQFPQSFYTIRVMENNAPGALLSSLTAFDPDLHENQYLVYFILEKEIANTSMSMLFSINPENGNLYALKTFDYEIEKEFLFHIEARDSGSPPLSSNVTVHIIIVDQNDNAPVIVSPWRAHGSVVEEKIPRSTDKGSLVAKVIALDTDSVHNSRITYQFLQVTDATLFSLDQYNGEIRTMRMFSYRDPRHQRLVVVAKDNGQPALSATVTIKLSTVETAVKAYSDMTEVPLEYDIFSDLNLYLVIGLGSVSFLLLITILVTIVLKCQTPKPSKAAPPCRNSVMSERNSTIADSTLVSNDAYWYSLFLAETRKGKLVVRQPVPKGSRYIVSSLPRGTGLTDTSDSAASTLQYPK, translated from the exons ATGGCTCGTCATATCAACCAGTATTCCCGGAGAGGGTACGTTTCagtatttctctttctttctgccatCATCGACACGGTATCAACCGTCACCCATTATTCTGTTCCCGAAGAAATGGAGGAAGGATCCGTCGTTGCTAATTTAGCAACTGATTTGGGATTAGATGTGAAGACtctgaataaaagaaaaatgcgCGTAGACGTTGTGGGCAATAAAAAATATCTTGATATCAACAAGGACACGGGAGAGCTGTTTATTCTGGAACGGATGGACAGAGAGTTTTTATGCCCATTGAAGACAGCTACGTCGTGCTTTCTTAAATTAGACGCTGCAATTGAAAACCCGATACGAATGTTTAACATTGAGGTGGAAATCACGGATATTAACGACAACGCCCCTCATTTTCGACGAGGAACGATGCATTTGGACATCTCTGAGTCCAGTCCCGTCGGAGAGAGATTCTCATTGAACAACGCAGCAGATCCAGATGTTGGAACAAATTCTGTGAAAGATTACCATCTGAGCTCAAGTGAACATTTCTCCATTGAAATTCAGACCGGGAGGGACGGGTCAAAGTTTGCAGATTTGATTCTGAAAAAAGCTttagacagagagcagcaggctgtTCATAATCTAATACTGACTGCAGTGGACGGTGGGGTCCCCACGCGCACAGGTACAGCCAGCATCATTGTTCGCGTGCTTGATGTGAACGACAACGCCCCTTCATTTGACAAAGACAAATACGTCGTAGAAGTGATGGAAAACTCCCCGATTGGCAGTCTAGTGATTAAAATGAATGCCAGTGATTTAGATGAAGGGAGCAATTCTGATATTGTGTATTCATACAGTTTGTATACATCAGAGAGGACGCAGCAGATGTTTAACTTGAATCCAGAAAACGGTGAAATCAGAGTGAAAGAGATGATAAATTATGAAGACTTTAAGCTTTATGAAATGGAGGTTATTGCGAGCGATAAAGGACCAAACTCCTTATCTGGACAGTGTAAACTGACAATCCAGGTGACAGATATGAATGACAACCACCCAGAATTATCCATTAAATCTTTTCAAAGTCCCATTAAAGAAAATGAGCCAATGGACACAGTGATAGCTGTAGTTAGTGTCAGTGATAAAGACTCAGGGGACAACGGAGTGGTTGATCTTCATATTCCAGAGAATATGCCTTTCAAACTGAGGGAATCCTCTGATAACTATTATGAATTAGTGGTGTCAGAGCCGTTAGACCGTGAGAAGGTTCCAGAATATGACATCACTTTCACTGTTACAGACAGAGGTTCTCCTCCTTTATCTGACAATGAAACGATGACGTTAgaactgctggatgtgaatgacaatgTTCCACAGTTCCCTCAGTCATTTTATACCATACGTGTGATGGAGAATAACGCTCCCGGCGCCTTGCTGAGTTCCCTGACTGCGTTTGACCCTGACCTCCATGAGAACCAGTATCTAGTTTATTTCATCCTGGAGAAGGAGATAGCCAACACGTCCATGTCCATGCTGTTCTCCATCAACCCAGAGAACGGTAATCTTTACGCACTGAAAACTTTTGACTATGAGATTGAGAAGGAGTTTCTTTTCCACATCGAGGCCAGAGACTCTGGCTCTCCTCCGCTCAGCAGTAACGTGACGGTCCACATCATCATAGTGGACCAGAACGACAACGCTCCGGTGATCGTCTCTCCGTGGCGCGCGCACGGCTCGGTGGTGGAGGAAAAGATCCCCAGATCCACCGATAAAGGCTCCCTGGTTGCCAAAGTCATAGCCTTAGACACAGACTCTGTGCACAACTCTCGGATTACCTACCAGTTTCTCCAGGTGACTGACGCCACCTtgttcagtctggaccaatACAACGGAGAGATCCGGACTATGAGGATGTTCAGTTACAGAGATCCGCGCCACCAGAGACTGGTTGTTGTTGCCAAAGACAACGGGCAgcctgctctctctgccacaGTCACCATCAAGCTGTCCACAGTGGAGACTGCCGTGAAGGCCTACTCTGACATGACAGAGGTGCCTCTAGAGTACGACATCTTCTCAGACCTCAACCTGTATTTGGTCATCGGTCTGGGCTCGGTGTCATTTCTCCTGCTGATCACCATATTGGTCACCATCGTGCTGAAGTGTCAGACACCCAAACCCAGCAAAGCGGCTCCTCCCTGCAGGAACAGTGTGATGAGTGAGAGGAACTCCACCATCGCAGATTCCACTCTGGTGTCCAACGATGCCTACTGGTACAGTCTGTTTCTAGCGGAGACCAGGAAAGGAAAGCTGGTGGTGAGGCAGCCTGTGCCAAAGGGCTCCAGATACATCGTGTCCAGTCTACCAAGAGGCACAGGACTGACAGACACGAGTGACTCTGCAGCTTCCACTCTGCAG TACCCTAAATGA
- the LOC143325481 gene encoding protocadherin alpha-C2-like isoform X6, with protein MGLSAVMRSCKRYVLLLFLLSFVRKISTSVTHYSIPEEMKEGSVVANLASDLSLDVKTLNERKMRLDIIANKKYLDVNKETGELYIVEKIDREYLCPSKSSATCYLKLEIILENPVRIFNIEVEILDMNDNAPQFRRDVIHLDISEATPKGERFSLSNAVDPDVGSNSVKTYHLSESEHFNIEVQTGRDGSKFAELILIKTLDREQQAVHNLILTAVDGGTPARSGTASVIVRVLDTNDNAPAFDKARYNIKIMENSPIGSLVVHLNATDLDEGSNSDLTYSYSLYTSEKTQETFHLNPSTGEITVKGMLNYEDFKIYDMEVIATDKGANSLSGQCTIKIVVEDMNDNHPEISIKSFQSPVDENIELDTVIAVVSVSDKDSGDNGVVDLHIPDNMPFKLRESSDNYYELVVSEPLDREKVPEYDITFTVTDRGSPPLSDNETMTLELLDVNDNVPQFPQSFYTIRVMENNAPGALLSSLTAFDPDLHENQYLVYFILEKEIANTSMSMLFSINPENGNLYALKTFDYEIEKEFLFHIEARDSGSPPLSSNVTVHIIIVDQNDNAPVIVSPWRAHGSVVEEKIPRSTDKGSLVAKVIALDTDSVHNSRITYQFLQVTDATLFSLDQYNGEIRTMRMFSYRDPRHQRLVVVAKDNGQPALSATVTIKLSTVETAVKAYSDMTEVPLEYDIFSDLNLYLVIGLGSVSFLLLITILVTIVLKCQTPKPSKAAPPCRNSVMSERNSTIADSTLVSNDAYWYSLFLAETRKGKLVVRQPVPKGSRYIVSSLPRGTGLTDTSDSAASTLQYPK; from the exons ATGGGGCTCTCTGCAGTAATGCGGTCTTGCAAAAGGTACGTGctgctcctttttcttctgtcttttgttcGTAAAATATCGACTTCAGTGACTCATTATTCCATAcctgaggaaatgaaagaaggaTCAGTTGTGGCAAACCTCGCTTCGGATCTCAGCCTGGAtgttaaaacactgaatgagAGGAAGATGCGTCTTGACATCATTGCGAATAAGAAATATCTGGACGTGAACAAAGAGACTGGTGAACTGTATATAGTTGAGAAGATAGATAGAGAATACCTCTGCCCGTCAAAATCTTCTGCAACTTGCTATCTAAAACTGGAGATAATACTAGAAAATCCTGTACGAATTTTTAATATAGAAGTAGAAATTTTGGATATGAACGACAACGCCCCACAATTTCGACGAGACGTCATACATTTAGACATATCTGAAGCGACGCCGAAAGGAGAGAGATTCTCTCTCAGCAATGCGGTTGATCCGGATGTTGGAAGCAATTCAGTGAAAACGTATCATCTGAGTGAAAGTGAACATTTTAATATTGAAGTTCAGACTGGAAGAGATGGTTCGAAATTTGCTGAATTGATTTTAATAAAGACTTTAGACCGAGAGCAGCAGGCTGTTCATAATTTAATACTCACAGCTGTAGATGGAGGCACACCTGCTCGATCTGGTACTGCAAGTGTTATTGTTCGTGTTTTGGACACTAATGATAACGCTCCTGCATTTGACAAAGCGAGATATAACataaaaataatggaaaattcTCCCATTGGGAGCCTCGTTGTTCATCTGAATGCAACAGACTTAGATGAGGGCTCCAACTCTGATCTAACTTACTCATACAGTTTATATAcgtcagagaaaacacaagaaacatttCATCTGAATCCTTCCACTGGTGAAATTACTGTGAAAGGAATGTTGAATTATGAGGATTTCAAGATTTATGACATGGAAGTTATAGCAACTGATAAAGGAGCCAATAGTTTATCTGGACAATGTACGATAAAGATTGTAGTTGAAGACATGAATGACAACCATCCAGAAATATCCATTAAATCATTTCAGAGTCCAGTGGACGAAAACATTGAATTAGACACAGTGATAGCTGTAGTTAGTGTCAGTGATAAAGACTCAGGGGACAACGGAGTGGTTGATCTTCATATTCCAGATAATATGCCTTTCAAACTGAGGGAATCCTCTGATAACTATTATGAATTAGTGGTGTCAGAGCCGTTAGACCGTGAGAAGGTTCCAGAATATGACATCACTTTCACTGTTACAGACAGAGGTTCTCCTCCTTTATCTGACAATGAAACGATGACGTTAgaactgctggatgtgaatgacaatgTTCCACAGTTCCCTCAGTCATTTTATACCATACGTGTGATGGAGAATAACGCTCCTGGGGCCTTGCTGAGTTCCCTGACTGCGTTTGACCCTGACCTCCATGAGAACCAGTATCTGGTTTATTTCATCCTGGAGAAGGAGATAGCCAACACGTCCATGTCCATGCTGTTCTCCATCAATCCAGAGAACGGTAATCTTTACGCACTGAAAACTTTTGACTATGAGATCGAGAAGGAGTTTCTTTTCCACATCGAGGCCAGAGACTCTGGCTCTCCTCCGCTCAGCAGTAACGTGACGGTCCACATCATCATAGTTGACCAGAACGACAACGCTCCGGTGATTGTCTCTCCGTGGCGCGCGCACGGCTCGGTGGTGGAGGAAAAGATCCCCAGATCCACCGATAAAGGCTCCCTGGTTGCCAAAGTCATAGCCTTAGACACAGACTCTGTGCACAACTCTCGGATTACCTACCAGTTTCTCCAGGTGACTGACGCCACCTtgttcagtctggaccaatACAACGGAGAGATCCGGACTATGAGGATGTTCAGTTACAGAGATCCGCGCCACCAGAGACTGGTTGTTGTTGCCAAGGACAACGGGCAgcctgctctctctgccacaGTCACCATCAAGCTGTCCACAGTGGAGACTGCCGTGAAGGCCTACTCTGACATGACCGAGGTGCCTCTAGAGTACGACATCTTCTCAGACCTCAACCTGTATTTGGTCATCGGTCTGGGCTCGGTGTCATTTCTCCTGCTGATCACCATATTGGTCACCATCGTGCTGAAGTGTCAGACACCCAAACCCAGCAAAGCGGCTCCTCCCTGCAGGAACAGTGTGATGAGTGAGAGGAACTCCACCATCGCAGATTCCACTCTGGTGTCCAACGATGCCTACTGGTACAGTCTGTTTCTAGCGGAGACCAGGAAAGGAAAGCTGGTGGTGAGACAGCCTGTGCCAAAGGGCTCCAGATACATTGTGTCCAGTCTACCAAGAGGTACAGGACTGACAGACACGAGTGACTCTGCAGCTTCCACTCTGCAG TACCCTAAATGA
- the LOC143325481 gene encoding protocadherin alpha-C2-like isoform X3 has protein sequence MGLSAVMRSCKRYVLLLFLLSFVRKISTSVTHYSIPEEMKEGSVVANLASDLSLDVKTLNERKMRLDIIANKKYLDVNKETGELYIVEKIDREYLCPSKSSATCYLKLEIILENPVRIFNIEVEILDMNDNAPQFRRDVIHLDISEATPKGERFSLSNAVDPDVGSNSVKTYHLSESEHFNIEVQTGRDGSKFAELILIKTLDREQQAVHNLILTAVDGGTPARSGTASVIVRVLDTNDNAPAFDKARYNIKIMENSPIGSLVVHLNATDLDEGSNSDLTYSYSLYTSEKTQETFHLNPSTGEITVKGMLNYEDFKIYDMEVIATDKGANSLSGQCTIKIVVEDMNDNHPEISIKSFQSPVDENIELDTVIAVVSVSDKDSGDNGVVDLHIPDNMPFKLRESSDNYYELVVSEPLDREKVPEYDITFTVTDRGSPPLSDNETMTLELLDVNDNVPQFPQSFYTIRVMENNAPGALLSSLTAFDPDLHENQYLVYFILEKEIANTSMSMLFSINPENGNLYALKTFDYEIEKEFLFHIEARDSGSPPLSSNVTVHIIIVDQNDNAPVIVSPWRAHGSVVEEKIPRSTDKGSLVAKVIALDTDSVHNSRITYQFLQVTDATLFSLDQYNGEIRTMRMFSYRDPRHQRLVVVAKDNGQPALSATVTIKLSTVETAVKAYSDMTEVPLEYDIFSDLNLYLVIGLGSVSFLLLITILVTIVLKCQTPKPSKAAPPCRNSVMSERNSTIADSTLVSNDAYWYSLFLAETRKGKLVVRQPVPKGSRYIVSSLPRGTGLTDTSDSAASTLQASTTSSSSST, from the coding sequence ATGGGGCTCTCTGCAGTAATGCGGTCTTGCAAAAGGTACGTGctgctcctttttcttctgtcttttgttcGTAAAATATCGACTTCAGTGACTCATTATTCCATAcctgaggaaatgaaagaaggaTCAGTTGTGGCAAACCTCGCTTCGGATCTCAGCCTGGAtgttaaaacactgaatgagAGGAAGATGCGTCTTGACATCATTGCGAATAAGAAATATCTGGACGTGAACAAAGAGACTGGTGAACTGTATATAGTTGAGAAGATAGATAGAGAATACCTCTGCCCGTCAAAATCTTCTGCAACTTGCTATCTAAAACTGGAGATAATACTAGAAAATCCTGTACGAATTTTTAATATAGAAGTAGAAATTTTGGATATGAACGACAACGCCCCACAATTTCGACGAGACGTCATACATTTAGACATATCTGAAGCGACGCCGAAAGGAGAGAGATTCTCTCTCAGCAATGCGGTTGATCCGGATGTTGGAAGCAATTCAGTGAAAACGTATCATCTGAGTGAAAGTGAACATTTTAATATTGAAGTTCAGACTGGAAGAGATGGTTCGAAATTTGCTGAATTGATTTTAATAAAGACTTTAGACCGAGAGCAGCAGGCTGTTCATAATTTAATACTCACAGCTGTAGATGGAGGCACACCTGCTCGATCTGGTACTGCAAGTGTTATTGTTCGTGTTTTGGACACTAATGATAACGCTCCTGCATTTGACAAAGCGAGATATAACataaaaataatggaaaattcTCCCATTGGGAGCCTCGTTGTTCATCTGAATGCAACAGACTTAGATGAGGGCTCCAACTCTGATCTAACTTACTCATACAGTTTATATAcgtcagagaaaacacaagaaacatttCATCTGAATCCTTCCACTGGTGAAATTACTGTGAAAGGAATGTTGAATTATGAGGATTTCAAGATTTATGACATGGAAGTTATAGCAACTGATAAAGGAGCCAATAGTTTATCTGGACAATGTACGATAAAGATTGTAGTTGAAGACATGAATGACAACCATCCAGAAATATCCATTAAATCATTTCAGAGTCCAGTGGACGAAAACATTGAATTAGACACAGTGATAGCTGTAGTTAGTGTCAGTGATAAAGACTCAGGGGACAACGGAGTGGTTGATCTTCATATTCCAGATAATATGCCTTTCAAACTGAGGGAATCCTCTGATAACTATTATGAATTAGTGGTGTCAGAGCCGTTAGACCGTGAGAAGGTTCCAGAATATGACATCACTTTCACTGTTACAGACAGAGGTTCTCCTCCTTTATCTGACAATGAAACGATGACGTTAgaactgctggatgtgaatgacaatgTTCCACAGTTCCCTCAGTCATTTTATACCATACGTGTGATGGAGAATAACGCTCCTGGGGCCTTGCTGAGTTCCCTGACTGCGTTTGACCCTGACCTCCATGAGAACCAGTATCTGGTTTATTTCATCCTGGAGAAGGAGATAGCCAACACGTCCATGTCCATGCTGTTCTCCATCAATCCAGAGAACGGTAATCTTTACGCACTGAAAACTTTTGACTATGAGATCGAGAAGGAGTTTCTTTTCCACATCGAGGCCAGAGACTCTGGCTCTCCTCCGCTCAGCAGTAACGTGACGGTCCACATCATCATAGTTGACCAGAACGACAACGCTCCGGTGATTGTCTCTCCGTGGCGCGCGCACGGCTCGGTGGTGGAGGAAAAGATCCCCAGATCCACCGATAAAGGCTCCCTGGTTGCCAAAGTCATAGCCTTAGACACAGACTCTGTGCACAACTCTCGGATTACCTACCAGTTTCTCCAGGTGACTGACGCCACCTtgttcagtctggaccaatACAACGGAGAGATCCGGACTATGAGGATGTTCAGTTACAGAGATCCGCGCCACCAGAGACTGGTTGTTGTTGCCAAGGACAACGGGCAgcctgctctctctgccacaGTCACCATCAAGCTGTCCACAGTGGAGACTGCCGTGAAGGCCTACTCTGACATGACCGAGGTGCCTCTAGAGTACGACATCTTCTCAGACCTCAACCTGTATTTGGTCATCGGTCTGGGCTCGGTGTCATTTCTCCTGCTGATCACCATATTGGTCACCATCGTGCTGAAGTGTCAGACACCCAAACCCAGCAAAGCGGCTCCTCCCTGCAGGAACAGTGTGATGAGTGAGAGGAACTCCACCATCGCAGATTCCACTCTGGTGTCCAACGATGCCTACTGGTACAGTCTGTTTCTAGCGGAGACCAGGAAAGGAAAGCTGGTGGTGAGACAGCCTGTGCCAAAGGGCTCCAGATACATTGTGTCCAGTCTACCAAGAGGTACAGGACTGACAGACACGAGTGACTCTGCAGCTTCCACTCTGCAG